One Thalassotalea atypica DNA window includes the following coding sequences:
- the kdsC gene encoding 3-deoxy-manno-octulosonate-8-phosphatase KdsC, giving the protein MANTMYGQAESSVLDAAAQIKLLVCDVDGVFSDGRIYLGNDGEELKAFHTKDGFGIKALVKSGVEVAVITGRRSAIVKNRMTALNVGHIVQGEEDKLPALQQLITKLGLTPTQVAFIGDDCPDLPCIEHVGLGVAVADAHPLVVAKANYQTFLRGGFGAVRELCDLIMQSQGTLMDAKGASI; this is encoded by the coding sequence ATGGCGAATACCATGTATGGGCAAGCGGAGTCGAGTGTGCTAGACGCGGCTGCGCAAATCAAGTTATTGGTTTGCGATGTCGACGGCGTTTTTTCTGATGGTCGCATTTATCTAGGCAATGATGGAGAAGAGCTAAAAGCTTTCCACACCAAAGATGGTTTTGGTATTAAAGCATTGGTCAAAAGTGGTGTTGAGGTCGCAGTCATTACCGGACGACGCTCAGCTATTGTGAAAAATAGAATGACCGCACTCAATGTTGGGCATATCGTACAAGGGGAAGAAGACAAGCTACCTGCATTACAGCAATTAATCACCAAACTTGGATTGACACCTACGCAGGTTGCCTTTATTGGTGATGATTGTCCTGATTTACCTTGTATTGAGCATGTTGGTTTAGGAGTTGCGGTAGCTGATGCACATCCACTAGTTGTCGCGAAAGCAAATTATCAGACGTTTTTAAGAGGTGGTTTTGGTGCAGTTAGGGAGTTGTGTGATTTAATTATGCAATCACAAGGAACACTAATGGACGCCAAAGGCGCTAGCATATGA